Proteins encoded within one genomic window of Terriglobus sp. TAA 43:
- a CDS encoding SGNH/GDSL hydrolase family protein produces the protein MNTRHIVFALLSLCASAALAQQPQATTTTQAVAAPSPADVERMRTPLADWPNLTRYRAEDEAIPPPSADEQRVVFLGDSITDRWGRKVGTFFPGKGYINRGISGQTTPQMLLRFQQDVVRLHPSVLVLLAGTNDIARNTGPSSPAMIEDNFRSMAAIAKDNGIRLVIGSILPAARYRWRPGVNGVTDIREVNRWLKTFCTENNFVFVDYYTAMADDAGGMKPGLSSDEVHPTEAGYEIMAPLAEQGITQALNHR, from the coding sequence ATGAACACAAGACACATCGTCTTCGCACTTCTGTCCCTGTGCGCTTCTGCCGCTTTAGCTCAACAGCCGCAAGCTACAACCACAACGCAGGCGGTTGCTGCACCTTCACCAGCCGATGTCGAACGGATGCGCACACCGCTTGCCGACTGGCCCAACCTCACACGCTATCGCGCGGAAGATGAAGCAATACCACCACCGAGTGCAGACGAACAACGCGTCGTGTTCCTCGGCGATTCCATAACGGACCGTTGGGGCCGCAAGGTGGGAACATTCTTTCCTGGCAAGGGTTACATCAACCGCGGCATCAGCGGCCAGACCACACCCCAGATGCTACTTCGGTTTCAGCAAGATGTCGTACGCCTGCATCCTTCGGTGCTTGTCTTATTGGCTGGCACAAATGACATCGCACGCAACACCGGCCCCTCGTCGCCAGCGATGATTGAGGACAACTTCCGATCCATGGCCGCAATCGCAAAGGACAACGGAATCCGATTGGTGATTGGATCTATCTTGCCAGCTGCACGATACCGCTGGAGGCCGGGCGTCAATGGAGTTACGGATATCCGCGAAGTGAACCGATGGCTCAAGACATTCTGCACTGAAAATAATTTCGTCTTCGTCGATTACTACACTGCCATGGCAGACGATGCGGGAGGCATGAAACCAGGCCTGTCTTCAGACGAAGTCCATCCTACAGAAGCGGGTTACGAGATCATGGCGCCGCTTGCAGAGCAAGGTATAACCCAGGCACTCAATCATAGGTAG
- a CDS encoding glycosyl hydrolase family 28-related protein, with protein MCVLLLLLLSIVTATSQAQSVYLTKPVDALAVTASDLRGDGVADDTAALQAAIDRVADTTGSGIVFLPQGRYRITKTVYLWSGVRIFGYGAQRPVMVLAPNTPGFQSGHDFLGTGRYMLQFAANKPAAGAAIMDANEFTFYSGLSNIDFEIGAGNPAAIAVRFHVAQHSFLDHMHFSVGEGRAALEDVGNQAENLDIKGGEYGIVSVRTAPAWQFLLMDSRIHGQRRAAIHTQEVGMTLVRDEISDAPIAIETPRYMPEQLYAKDLLLKNISGTAFVLGDTTSQHNQVTLDNIFCDHVAALVADPVGGLKSAASPRSGDRYYIVASMTAGQQILGDGREGALTLTLSGKKRLTSAPRLPLSDIPTMPPVSEWINVRTLGAAGDGGTDDTAALQHAIDSHRVLYFPTGMYRLRGTLHTKPDTVLVGLNPATTVLMVQDSDANFIGAGAAVPLLETAPNGHEIVSGLGVFTGDIAPRAAGVVWRSGPRSLMHDVNFPAGLRARPVIAPKLMRSTVPIAQRPDMRASQYPSLWVRDGGGGLFRDVWTADTTARSGLLVEHTRTPSVAYQVSCEHHMQNEVQFHDAANWTVYALQTEEEKPNGADATALELINAKNITFANLFNYRVSRNVIPKLAATTAKGSDNIRFANVHVFSMTRLAFDNSLIDEDNDTRIRTHDFTSFQLRARATQSPMRPVRLPLFTSELKKLISGYRDLSGLTIDGQGTLYFADATLATVAQWDETTGTAKVLTKNVPEPMALAWPGSGDTLLAVDRDKAVYSVNTKTGATAKLTDGGLKQGVQLLIPVGFHNDIGSIQRMVAHQGFVYSGRSNMALVSATENEPRSYFYGLGTNTAVIAGGSWKGVQQSVQLKAFHVGDSALAVSEEDDKVYRVSLDALTHLTATTFIPRSGTSVVQDKDGNVYVAGAQLFVYDRAGKPLGTLEVPERPSSLAISGKTLYIGARSSLYSIALKSSTTN; from the coding sequence ATGTGCGTTTTGCTTTTGCTTCTTCTGTCGATCGTCACTGCAACGTCCCAGGCACAATCCGTCTACCTCACAAAGCCAGTCGATGCTCTGGCCGTGACGGCGAGTGACCTGCGCGGCGACGGCGTTGCCGATGATACTGCAGCGCTACAGGCTGCCATTGACAGGGTTGCGGATACCACAGGCAGCGGCATCGTCTTCCTGCCACAGGGGCGTTATCGCATAACGAAGACGGTCTACCTATGGTCTGGCGTTCGTATCTTCGGATACGGAGCGCAGCGGCCGGTCATGGTGCTGGCGCCGAATACGCCTGGATTTCAAAGCGGCCACGACTTCCTCGGCACCGGCCGATACATGCTGCAGTTCGCTGCAAACAAACCCGCGGCGGGCGCAGCGATCATGGACGCGAACGAGTTCACGTTCTACAGCGGACTGAGCAACATTGACTTCGAGATTGGTGCCGGTAATCCCGCAGCAATTGCAGTGCGATTTCACGTCGCGCAGCACTCGTTTTTGGATCACATGCACTTCAGCGTCGGTGAGGGGCGCGCGGCGTTAGAGGACGTCGGCAATCAGGCTGAAAACCTGGATATAAAAGGCGGCGAGTATGGCATAGTGAGTGTCCGCACCGCTCCGGCCTGGCAGTTTCTGCTGATGGACTCACGCATCCATGGCCAGCGACGCGCAGCCATCCATACGCAGGAAGTGGGAATGACGCTGGTGCGCGATGAGATCAGCGATGCGCCCATCGCTATCGAGACACCGCGGTACATGCCGGAACAATTGTATGCGAAGGACCTACTGCTGAAGAACATCAGCGGGACCGCCTTCGTCCTGGGTGACACCACAAGCCAGCACAACCAGGTCACACTCGATAACATCTTTTGCGATCACGTAGCAGCGTTGGTCGCCGACCCAGTTGGAGGCTTGAAGTCTGCCGCTTCACCACGCAGTGGGGATCGGTACTACATCGTCGCGAGCATGACTGCCGGTCAGCAGATTCTTGGAGACGGTCGCGAAGGCGCTCTGACGTTGACCCTGTCCGGTAAGAAGCGTCTGACGTCCGCCCCAAGACTTCCACTGAGTGACATTCCAACCATGCCGCCGGTGAGCGAATGGATAAACGTACGCACGCTGGGTGCAGCGGGAGATGGTGGCACAGACGATACTGCGGCACTGCAGCACGCCATCGATTCACATCGCGTGCTGTATTTCCCAACCGGGATGTATCGGCTGAGAGGCACACTGCACACCAAACCTGACACCGTGTTGGTGGGACTGAATCCCGCAACGACCGTGCTGATGGTCCAGGATAGCGATGCCAATTTCATAGGCGCTGGGGCGGCGGTGCCTTTACTGGAGACCGCACCGAACGGGCACGAGATCGTCAGCGGTCTTGGTGTATTCACCGGAGACATCGCACCGCGTGCAGCAGGCGTGGTGTGGCGGAGTGGACCTCGCTCACTGATGCATGACGTGAACTTCCCTGCCGGATTGCGAGCAAGGCCGGTCATCGCTCCGAAGCTTATGCGTTCGACCGTGCCCATTGCGCAGCGGCCAGATATGCGCGCTTCGCAATACCCTAGCTTGTGGGTGCGCGATGGGGGCGGTGGACTATTCCGTGATGTGTGGACGGCGGACACGACAGCTCGCTCCGGCCTGCTGGTGGAACACACACGAACACCTTCCGTTGCCTACCAGGTTTCATGCGAGCACCATATGCAGAACGAAGTGCAGTTCCATGACGCCGCGAACTGGACGGTCTACGCCCTACAGACAGAGGAAGAAAAGCCCAACGGTGCGGACGCCACAGCATTAGAGCTGATCAACGCAAAGAACATCACCTTCGCAAACCTGTTCAACTATCGCGTCTCACGCAACGTCATCCCAAAGCTCGCGGCCACAACGGCTAAGGGTTCAGACAACATCCGCTTCGCGAATGTCCACGTGTTCAGCATGACGCGTTTGGCTTTCGACAACAGTCTGATCGACGAGGACAACGATACAAGGATCCGGACGCATGATTTCACCAGCTTCCAGCTTCGTGCAAGGGCAACTCAATCGCCGATGAGGCCCGTGCGTTTGCCGCTCTTCACGTCCGAGTTGAAGAAGCTCATCTCGGGATATCGCGATCTGTCGGGTCTTACCATCGATGGCCAGGGCACGCTCTACTTTGCAGATGCAACGTTGGCGACTGTCGCACAGTGGGATGAGACCACCGGGACCGCAAAAGTGCTGACCAAGAACGTGCCGGAGCCCATGGCGCTCGCGTGGCCGGGCAGCGGTGACACGCTCCTTGCTGTCGATCGCGACAAGGCTGTCTATAGCGTGAACACGAAGACCGGAGCAACAGCAAAGCTGACAGACGGCGGCCTGAAACAAGGTGTCCAGCTGCTGATTCCGGTCGGCTTTCACAACGATATAGGCAGCATCCAGCGCATGGTGGCGCACCAGGGCTTTGTATATTCTGGCCGCAGCAACATGGCGCTGGTCAGCGCAACCGAGAACGAGCCGCGCAGCTACTTCTACGGCCTAGGCACAAACACGGCAGTGATTGCTGGTGGAAGCTGGAAGGGCGTGCAGCAGTCAGTGCAACTCAAAGCATTCCACGTAGGCGACAGCGCGCTTGCAGTCAGCGAAGAAGATGACAAGGTGTACCGCGTTTCATTGGACGCGTTGACACATCTCACGGCAACGACGTTCATCCCGCGCAGTGGAACCTCCGTGGTACAGGACAAAGATGGAAACGTGTACGTGGCCGGCGCGCAACTCTTCGTCTATGACCGCGCAGGTAAGCCGCTGGGCACTCTGGAGGTACCGGAGCGTCCTTCCTCGTTGGCCATCAGCGGCAAGACGCTATACATTGGGGCACGATCTTCGCTGTACAGCATCGCACTGAAGTCTTCCACCACGAACTGA
- a CDS encoding TonB-dependent receptor has product MSAAALTAAGQVVTGDVLGTVTDSTGAVIPNATVRIENKGTHAAQEAKSGDNGGYIFTHLQPGNYKLTVTVQGFKTFSNSSLDLVAGDRARVDAAMATGGSSETIEVTTQPSALQTDSTNVGSTIDSKAVADLPLNGRNVYGLVQVAPGVNAGAPNSLTSGTRPDDRRQSSSVSANGQYELVNNNLIDGLDNNERFKGLILLRPSVEAIQTVRVDTNTYTAEVGRTAGAAITILTKSGTNKFHGSVYEFFRNDKTDARNYFARTNVLPRKPELRQNQFGGSISGPIFKDRTFFFADLEEFRQVDATGTVYTSTVPTAYQIDHPGDLSDVGGPVVTGLDSTALAYFKLYPKPNQAGSSYIPGTSVPTNNYLYNPARTQNTTLGDLRIDQHFHNGDTLFGRYSYNKVNTFMPGQLPAVGNIGPGGQAGTYPGLSEITTHNGQLGYTHAFTPNLLLELRAGYTLFRDHVNQLNAGQNLNTGGAYNIPNANGCIGCDGLAPVSPGGGWTGLGDATFLPILLNEGAYQYAGNVTWVRGNHTIKFGDALIRRQVSNLQQNYGKPAISFNGSTPIATLTNFFHGQPFNYQRQGLTRRPHVRTWEESAFVQDDWRALPNLTFNMGVRYDIFTAPNEKDGYFSNLDLTTATLTVNSTGGIRTNYSNVSPRFGFAYTARPTLVLRGGFGVSFYANDVQNAFYLQNPPYAFATGTLTSTTPVSQGVQAFPSTVSTTALSGAVWAKPYNYRNAYVEQFNLLLQKDLGGNVITVGYVGELGRHLNAQIGNYDLPAPSGGSTVPALRYATQLPNVNTIQYFGSFAVSAYHSLQTSFERRLSHGLTLNANYTLAHAMDNTNNQGTEGDGGYGLQPALISTYDYGNSTLDVRHRIAATANYAIPFHGGKVATMFLGNWQVNALVFWQTGTPLAITSNVTQNGRAYINLPTVTSDRPNRVKGVSLYSSSRNVLTGFLNPSAFARQPIGTAGNVGRNVVYGPNQRRADLSLFKTIPLHEALALQFRAECFNISNTANFALPGGTITSYASTPDASGNYIATGSGNFGVTTSTAAGSAARQFQFAAKLTF; this is encoded by the coding sequence ATGTCCGCAGCAGCCCTGACCGCTGCGGGGCAGGTAGTCACCGGCGATGTCCTTGGCACCGTAACCGACTCCACCGGGGCCGTGATCCCGAATGCGACGGTACGCATTGAGAACAAAGGGACGCACGCCGCACAGGAGGCGAAGTCCGGTGACAATGGCGGATACATCTTCACCCATCTTCAGCCGGGTAACTACAAACTCACAGTGACGGTGCAGGGCTTCAAGACCTTCAGCAACTCGTCCCTGGATCTGGTGGCCGGAGACCGCGCACGTGTCGATGCAGCCATGGCAACCGGCGGCAGCAGCGAGACGATAGAAGTTACCACCCAGCCGTCTGCCTTGCAGACTGACAGCACGAACGTAGGCTCGACCATCGATAGCAAAGCGGTGGCTGACCTGCCGCTGAATGGGCGCAATGTCTATGGACTGGTACAGGTAGCTCCTGGTGTGAACGCGGGCGCACCGAACTCACTGACAAGCGGAACGCGACCGGATGACCGGCGGCAATCATCATCAGTTTCCGCAAACGGTCAATACGAGCTGGTGAACAACAACCTGATCGATGGCCTGGACAATAACGAGCGTTTCAAGGGATTGATCCTTCTGCGGCCCTCGGTAGAAGCGATCCAAACCGTACGCGTCGACACAAACACTTACACGGCAGAAGTCGGACGTACGGCGGGCGCAGCGATCACCATTCTGACGAAGAGCGGAACGAACAAATTTCATGGCTCGGTATATGAGTTCTTCCGCAACGACAAGACCGACGCACGCAACTACTTTGCTCGGACTAACGTGTTGCCGCGCAAGCCGGAGTTACGTCAGAACCAGTTCGGGGGCAGTATCAGTGGTCCCATCTTTAAAGATCGGACATTCTTCTTCGCGGATCTGGAGGAGTTTCGGCAAGTGGATGCCACCGGAACGGTATATACCTCCACAGTGCCGACGGCTTACCAGATTGACCATCCGGGCGACCTTTCTGACGTGGGCGGCCCTGTAGTGACAGGGCTGGATTCAACGGCACTGGCTTATTTCAAGCTGTATCCAAAGCCAAATCAGGCAGGCAGTAGCTATATCCCCGGCACGAGCGTGCCAACCAACAACTACCTTTACAACCCTGCAAGAACGCAGAATACGACACTGGGTGACCTGCGTATCGACCAGCACTTCCACAACGGCGATACCCTGTTTGGCCGGTACAGCTACAATAAGGTGAACACGTTCATGCCAGGCCAACTGCCCGCTGTCGGGAACATTGGTCCAGGCGGACAGGCTGGAACCTATCCAGGACTCTCAGAGATCACTACGCATAACGGTCAGTTGGGTTATACCCATGCCTTCACTCCCAATCTTCTGCTCGAACTGCGAGCTGGCTATACTCTGTTCCGCGATCACGTAAACCAGTTGAACGCTGGACAGAACCTGAATACCGGCGGCGCGTATAACATTCCGAATGCAAATGGCTGCATCGGCTGCGATGGTTTGGCTCCCGTTTCGCCGGGTGGTGGATGGACAGGACTCGGCGACGCCACATTCCTTCCCATTTTGTTGAACGAAGGTGCGTACCAATACGCAGGCAATGTCACTTGGGTACGCGGCAATCACACCATCAAGTTTGGCGATGCGCTGATCCGTCGACAGGTGAGCAACCTGCAACAGAACTATGGCAAACCAGCCATCAGCTTTAACGGATCGACACCGATTGCCACGCTCACCAACTTCTTCCACGGCCAGCCATTCAACTATCAGCGCCAGGGTCTAACGCGGCGTCCGCATGTAAGGACGTGGGAAGAAAGCGCTTTTGTGCAAGATGACTGGCGTGCATTGCCAAATCTCACCTTCAACATGGGTGTGCGGTATGACATCTTCACCGCGCCAAACGAGAAGGATGGCTACTTCAGCAATCTGGACCTGACCACAGCAACATTGACGGTAAACAGCACCGGCGGCATTCGAACTAACTACTCGAATGTATCTCCTCGATTTGGCTTCGCCTACACAGCGAGGCCCACACTCGTGCTGCGCGGCGGCTTCGGCGTGAGCTTCTACGCAAACGACGTGCAGAACGCCTTCTATCTGCAGAATCCGCCATACGCATTCGCTACAGGAACGTTGACCAGCACCACACCAGTGTCACAAGGAGTTCAGGCATTTCCCAGCACGGTCTCCACGACCGCACTGTCTGGTGCTGTGTGGGCCAAACCATATAACTACCGCAACGCTTATGTGGAGCAGTTCAATCTGCTCCTCCAGAAAGACCTGGGCGGCAATGTAATCACCGTGGGTTACGTGGGTGAGCTTGGCCGTCACCTGAATGCACAGATCGGCAATTACGACTTACCTGCTCCAAGCGGAGGCAGCACTGTGCCCGCGCTGCGTTATGCCACGCAATTGCCGAACGTAAATACGATCCAATACTTCGGCAGTTTTGCGGTGTCCGCGTATCACTCGTTGCAAACCAGTTTCGAGCGACGCTTGAGCCATGGTCTGACTTTGAACGCGAACTATACCTTGGCACACGCGATGGACAACACCAACAACCAGGGCACTGAAGGCGATGGCGGATACGGTCTACAGCCAGCACTCATCAGCACGTATGACTATGGCAACTCCACACTGGATGTGCGTCACCGTATTGCTGCTACCGCAAACTATGCCATTCCGTTCCATGGCGGCAAAGTCGCAACCATGTTCCTTGGAAACTGGCAGGTGAACGCATTAGTGTTCTGGCAGACGGGAACTCCACTTGCAATCACAAGCAACGTGACACAGAACGGACGAGCCTACATCAACCTGCCCACGGTGACTTCCGATCGTCCAAACCGGGTCAAGGGAGTGTCACTGTACTCGTCCAGCCGCAATGTTCTGACCGGTTTCTTGAATCCTTCAGCGTTTGCGCGACAGCCGATTGGCACGGCGGGAAACGTGGGTCGCAATGTGGTGTATGGACCGAATCAGCGTCGCGCCGACCTGTCACTCTTTAAGACGATCCCTCTTCATGAAGCGCTTGCGTTACAGTTTCGTGCGGAATGCTTCAACATCTCCAACACGGCGAACTTTGCTCTGCCTGGCGGCACAATCACCAGCTATGCTTCGACACCGGACGCATCTGGCAATTACATCGCCACTGGAAGCGGAAACTTTGGCGTAACCACATCGACTGCTGCGGGTTCCGCTGCGCGACAGTTCCAGTTTGCCGCGAAGCTGACCTTCTAA
- a CDS encoding TonB-dependent receptor, with amino-acid sequence MGLGRGARLTFTLLFASLALSAVSFAQSITGAVSGTIEDSGGASIPNAQVIITNVDTRQSLTTQSNASGNYIFPSLPPGRYEVTCVSPSFTTQHQTNVVVDVNGNAHVSFALKAGSVDQSVTITAETAEINATDSQLGQTIDQKKIQDLPVNGRSAYGLALLSPGVTNYSGTAPTGSYNGVLFSVNGRRNNDNSFYLDGAYNTSFFRNSGNLIPNPDALQEFRVLTSNFDAEFGRLPGAVVNVITRSGTNAYHGLLYNYLRNDKLNSQQMFVNGVTPLKQNQFGANFGGPILRNKDFFFVSYEGIRIASPVVVTSSSIVLPTPAQAGGDFSTLAASRYPKQANGTVYSCNGVQGVICPNLLDPVAQNILKLIPKADALTGVSPQQVTSGNSTANQGFARFDTQLTGSHRLSLSTFFHRGFSLTPTAGGNTILSYSGTNQSNGVTNLILNDAWIVSPSKLNNLNLSFSLNHSVIGNIFNKYYLSDLGSSINEGALLQTQPFVSITGYFTAGSGSSSNDDKTQQAMAIFDNFLWTHGNHQLKMGGSFVWKKYQDTGVFAGSTVSTFTGAVTGNAFADFLLGNAATFRQNTGTYFRMHGTEPALYAQDSWRMTHRLTLNAGVRWEIYSPMTANHTFGTFVPNAHSTRFPTAPVGLLFSDDPGIPNGILRTQWHNVAPRLGFAYDAFGSGQTVLRGGFGLFYEGLQTGLNQNLQQQPYALDLTISKTPNLVNPYGSTPDPFPYIVSSTNPVFQSGASIASIPANGNSSTPYVEEYNLNVEQQLPGRFQTQIAYVGSSSRKQYVVRDSNAPIYAPGAATTTAGINNRRPYQPTPTQYVFAGIYELAPIGNGNYNALQVTLNRRFRNNFSILVNYTWQKGIDIASADVASISGSQLVDDTNLLRDRGISNINVPQIFVASASYSLPAIHRFGFIGRSILGGWQTNALVQLRSGAPINVLSGVDSNLNGNNNDRPNQVGNPNLPSGRSRDEKIAQYFNTAAFTAVPAGTPYGTVARNSLVGPGYSNVDFSAFKNITVWHEHSLQIRGEFFNLFNSANLGNPNSTRTNAQFGKITSAGSPRIIQVAARYSF; translated from the coding sequence TTGGGACTGGGACGAGGTGCCCGGCTCACCTTCACACTTCTGTTCGCCTCGCTGGCTCTGTCCGCCGTATCCTTCGCCCAGTCGATCACTGGGGCTGTCTCCGGCACTATCGAGGATTCAGGCGGAGCCTCCATCCCGAATGCACAAGTGATCATCACGAACGTGGACACTCGGCAGAGCCTTACGACTCAAAGCAACGCGTCTGGCAACTACATCTTTCCGTCGCTACCCCCAGGTCGCTACGAGGTGACGTGCGTCTCCCCCAGCTTCACGACGCAGCACCAGACCAACGTTGTGGTGGACGTAAACGGGAACGCCCACGTCAGCTTCGCCCTGAAGGCAGGATCCGTCGACCAATCTGTGACCATCACCGCTGAGACAGCGGAAATCAACGCGACTGACTCACAGCTAGGACAGACCATCGACCAAAAGAAGATCCAGGATCTTCCTGTGAACGGTCGTTCTGCCTACGGCTTAGCGCTTCTGTCACCCGGTGTGACGAACTACTCCGGGACGGCGCCGACCGGAAGCTACAACGGAGTGCTGTTCAGCGTGAACGGCCGACGCAATAACGACAACTCGTTCTATCTGGATGGCGCATACAACACATCGTTTTTCCGTAATAGTGGCAACCTGATCCCAAATCCAGACGCACTGCAGGAATTCCGCGTACTGACCAGCAACTTTGATGCTGAGTTTGGCCGTCTTCCCGGTGCTGTCGTTAATGTGATCACTCGATCTGGCACCAACGCCTACCACGGCTTGTTGTACAACTACCTGCGCAACGACAAACTGAATTCACAACAGATGTTTGTGAACGGCGTAACGCCGCTGAAGCAGAATCAGTTTGGCGCCAACTTCGGCGGCCCCATCCTGCGCAACAAAGACTTCTTCTTTGTCTCCTACGAGGGCATCCGCATCGCATCGCCAGTAGTGGTCACAAGTTCAAGCATCGTGCTACCCACACCGGCACAGGCAGGAGGAGATTTCTCGACGCTCGCAGCATCACGCTATCCAAAACAGGCGAACGGGACGGTCTATAGCTGCAATGGCGTTCAGGGCGTCATCTGCCCGAACTTACTTGACCCTGTGGCACAGAACATCCTTAAGCTGATTCCAAAGGCTGATGCGTTGACCGGCGTATCACCGCAACAGGTCACAAGCGGCAACAGCACCGCCAACCAGGGCTTTGCCCGTTTCGATACACAACTGACGGGATCGCATCGACTTTCACTGTCCACGTTCTTTCACCGCGGTTTTTCGCTGACGCCTACTGCTGGAGGCAACACCATCCTCTCGTACAGCGGAACGAATCAATCCAATGGCGTAACGAACCTGATCCTGAACGATGCGTGGATCGTGTCTCCGAGCAAGCTGAACAATCTCAATCTTTCGTTCTCGCTGAACCACAGTGTCATCGGAAACATCTTCAACAAGTACTACCTGTCTGATCTGGGATCTTCGATCAACGAAGGTGCGTTGTTGCAAACGCAACCTTTCGTCTCCATCACTGGCTATTTCACAGCAGGCTCTGGCTCCAGCAGCAACGATGACAAGACGCAGCAGGCCATGGCCATCTTCGACAACTTCTTGTGGACGCATGGCAATCATCAGCTGAAGATGGGCGGAAGTTTTGTCTGGAAGAAGTATCAGGACACCGGCGTCTTCGCAGGGTCTACGGTATCAACCTTCACCGGAGCCGTCACAGGAAACGCGTTTGCGGATTTCCTTCTGGGGAACGCAGCCACGTTCCGACAGAACACTGGTACCTACTTCCGTATGCATGGCACAGAACCTGCGCTGTATGCGCAGGACAGCTGGCGCATGACACATCGGCTCACCTTGAATGCAGGCGTTCGTTGGGAAATTTACTCGCCCATGACCGCGAATCACACCTTCGGCACCTTCGTCCCGAATGCGCATTCAACCCGCTTCCCGACTGCTCCCGTTGGACTACTGTTCTCCGACGATCCTGGCATACCTAATGGCATTCTGCGCACACAGTGGCACAACGTCGCTCCGCGACTTGGCTTCGCCTACGATGCCTTCGGCTCAGGACAGACAGTGTTGCGCGGTGGTTTCGGACTGTTTTATGAAGGCCTGCAAACTGGCTTGAATCAGAACCTGCAACAGCAGCCCTATGCGCTGGATCTCACCATCAGCAAAACACCAAACCTTGTGAATCCATACGGTTCCACACCCGATCCGTTTCCTTACATCGTGAGCAGCACGAATCCGGTGTTTCAATCCGGTGCAAGTATCGCCAGCATCCCGGCAAATGGCAACAGCAGCACGCCGTATGTTGAGGAATACAACCTGAATGTGGAGCAACAACTCCCTGGCCGCTTCCAGACGCAGATTGCCTACGTGGGCAGCAGCTCGCGTAAGCAATATGTTGTCCGCGACTCAAATGCTCCCATCTATGCGCCCGGCGCTGCTACAACTACTGCCGGTATCAATAATCGACGCCCCTATCAACCCACGCCCACGCAGTACGTCTTTGCAGGCATCTATGAATTGGCCCCCATTGGCAATGGCAACTACAACGCTCTGCAAGTCACACTGAATCGCCGCTTCCGGAACAATTTCTCCATCCTGGTCAATTACACCTGGCAAAAGGGCATCGATATTGCATCCGCTGACGTGGCAAGCATCTCCGGCTCACAGTTGGTGGATGACACCAACCTGTTGCGCGACCGCGGCATTTCGAACATCAACGTGCCGCAGATCTTTGTTGCATCCGCTTCCTATTCGCTACCAGCTATCCATCGCTTTGGCTTTATTGGTCGCAGTATTCTCGGTGGATGGCAGACGAACGCTCTCGTGCAACTGCGGAGTGGTGCTCCCATCAATGTACTGTCGGGCGTTGATTCCAACCTGAACGGGAACAACAACGACCGCCCCAACCAGGTCGGCAATCCCAATCTGCCCAGTGGCCGGAGCCGCGACGAGAAGATTGCGCAGTACTTCAACACGGCTGCGTTCACTGCAGTTCCCGCCGGAACCCCATATGGAACTGTCGCTCGCAACTCGCTAGTCGGTCCCGGCTATTCCAACGTGGATTTCTCTGCCTTTAAGAACATCACTGTGTGGCATGAACACTCACTGCAAATTCGCGGCGAGTTCTTCAACCTGTTCAACAGTGCGAACCTCGGGAACCCGAACTCCACACGGACCAACGCACAATTCGGCAAGATCACAAGCGCGGGTTCGCCACGCATCATCCAGGTCGCCGCTCGTTACTCCTTCTAA
- a CDS encoding DAK2 domain-containing protein, giving the protein MRVGRTASVCQLVLPSRRRSRALPLRALRSAKSTTHYARQLPGALAFYTTALLRASRELDTSEIEAEIWARALSAAIESISEIGGAKVGGHTVLDALAPAVEAMTNAVANGASLHEAWGKAVHAAQKGADATAPMRPRLGRATYLRAHALGSHDAGAVAVLVWKRAPKELD; this is encoded by the coding sequence GTGCGAGTTGGCAGAACGGCGTCCGTCTGCCAACTCGTACTGCCATCTAGGCGACGGAGTCGAGCTTTGCCACTCCGAGCGTTGCGTTCCGCGAAATCGACAACGCACTACGCGCGGCAATTGCCGGGAGCTCTGGCCTTCTACACAACCGCGCTTCTGCGAGCGTCTCGGGAACTCGACACATCAGAAATTGAGGCGGAGATCTGGGCACGAGCGCTTTCTGCCGCGATCGAGTCCATATCGGAAATCGGCGGGGCAAAGGTTGGAGGCCACACAGTGCTCGATGCACTCGCGCCAGCAGTCGAAGCGATGACCAATGCGGTTGCTAACGGCGCATCATTGCACGAAGCGTGGGGCAAAGCAGTTCATGCAGCACAAAAAGGCGCCGATGCAACCGCGCCCATGCGCCCTCGCCTTGGTCGAGCAACCTATCTCAGAGCTCACGCTCTTGGTTCTCATGATGCCGGCGCAGTTGCCGTTCTCGTTTGGAAGCGTGCCCCTAAGGAACTTGATTGA